Part of the Coriobacteriia bacterium genome, CAACTCCGACGAGTCTGACTCCGTCAGCGAGCGACCCCGAAAGGAGAAGCGAGGCCCACGCCAGGAGGGCGCCAGCGAGGGCAAGCGCCAGGTTGGCCGCAGGCCCAGCAAGGCCAACTATCAATTCACCCTTGCGCAGATTCTTGAAGTAGCGCGGATTGTAGGGCACGGGCTTCGCATAGCCGAAGATGAATCCACCGAAGATGAAACCTATCAGCGGCAACACAATGGATCCAAACGGATCGATCGACGCGATTGGATTCATCGTCAAACGTCCTGCGTTCTTGGCGGTGAGATCGCCCAGCCGATAGGCCGCATAGCCATGCATGAATTCATGGAATGTGATCGACGGTATGAGGAGTACAAGCCAAACGATGGTCACCGGGCTGATATTCACTCAATATCCTTTCAGGGGCGCAAGAGCCCCGCGCGCAACGCGAGCCGTCTGAAGGTTCGCGAGTTCGGCTTGTCTGCCAACAGCGCGACCGTCAAGACGGTCATCGCGGGCTCGCGCAAGTATAGCCGAGAACGCCTCGGACGGTGTTGCGCCCCACCCGGTCAGATCGCCCCTGCTGTCCTCGCGTGCCATGTGTCCCTACCTATGCAGCTCCCACACGCACAGCCTCACGAAATCGCTTCTCAGCCGCATCGAGAAGCGATTCTTCCGAAGCATACAAGCGCCCGACGACACTTCCCGCAACGATGCGGTCTCCCACTCGCACATCAAGCACGAGACCTGCAGCCGGATCAACCGTATCGCCGATGCGCTGCCGCCCGGCGCCAAGTGCAGCAGCTGCCCGGCCGATCTGCTCGGCATCGAGCCGAGTCACCCGGCCGGCCGTCTCAACTCGCACCTCGCGCATGAAGGCCGCTTGCGGCAGCAGCGAAGGATCCTCGGCGACGCGAGGGTCACCGCCCTGCGCTTCGACCCACAGCCGGAAGCGCTCGATCGCGCGTCCTGAAGCGATCGCGTCGATCAACATCGCGCGTGCGGCGCCCTCATCGGCTGCGACCTCGCCCATCACCAGCAGCCGAGAACCCAGCGCCAGGCACAGCTCCGTCAGCTCCGCCGGACCCTCGCCGCGCAGAGTGCGGATCGCCTCGGCGACCTCGATGGCGTTACCCACCGCCATGCCGAGCGGTGCATCCATGTCGGAAAGCACGCACTCGATCCGCCTGCCCAAGGCCGTACCGACGGCCGTCAGCTCTTCGGCCAGGCAGAGGGCGTCCTTGCGCGTCTTCATGAACGCGCCCGAGCCGACTTTCACGTCCACCAGGATCGCGTCGGCCCCGCCCGCAATCTTCTTCGAGACGATGGAACTCACGATGAGAGGTATCGACGGCACCGTTCCGGTCACGTCGCGCAGCGCGTAGATGAGGCGGTCGGCCGGGTCAATGTCGGCGGTCTGTGCGACCACGGCCACGCCAATGCGCCGTACCTGCGCGATCATCTCTTCGACCGAGAGCGCCGTGCGCAACCCCGGAACGGATTC contains:
- a CDS encoding site-2 protease family protein → MNISPVTIVWLVLLIPSITFHEFMHGYAAYRLGDLTAKNAGRLTMNPIASIDPFGSIVLPLIGFIFGGFIFGYAKPVPYNPRYFKNLRKGELIVGLAGPAANLALALAGALLAWASLLLSGSLADGVRLVGVVLAYANLVLMFFNLIPIPPLDGSSIVPVFLPNRALKGWYQLQRYSFAILIVLIFLLPSLVPGLDPFGWYFDHTVVPILNAILP
- a CDS encoding thymidine phosphorylase; translation: MDASFEELIERKRDGGEHSAEEIAAIVAGFVAGDVPDYQMSAWLMAVLLRGLSRPETIAMTDAMVRSGRRVDLSAIPGVKVDKHSTGGVADTTTLVLAPLVASCGVPVAKMSGRGLSFTGGTLDKLESVPGLRTALSVEEMIAQVRRIGVAVVAQTADIDPADRLIYALRDVTGTVPSIPLIVSSIVSKKIAGGADAILVDVKVGSGAFMKTRKDALCLAEELTAVGTALGRRIECVLSDMDAPLGMAVGNAIEVAEAIRTLRGEGPAELTELCLALGSRLLVMGEVAADEGAARAMLIDAIASGRAIERFRLWVEAQGGDPRVAEDPSLLPQAAFMREVRVETAGRVTRLDAEQIGRAAAALGAGRQRIGDTVDPAAGLVLDVRVGDRIVAGSVVGRLYASEESLLDAAEKRFREAVRVGAA